One stretch of Croceibacterium atlanticum DNA includes these proteins:
- a CDS encoding phage tail protein, producing the protein MASLVFTAIGTAIGGPLGGALGSLLGNRIDHAIFGSSGHREGPRLKELSVTTSSYGTPIPRHYGTMRAPGTIIWATDLIESSERSGGGKSRPSVTTYSYSASFAVALSSRPILGIGRIWADGNLLRGAAGDLKTGGELRIHHGHGDQMPDPLLASDLGDSCPAFRGTAYCVFESLQLADFGNRIPALTFEILSDHGDVSLRSMLEPVGETAVAARDLPGMAGFSDEGGPLASTLAALDELYPISCTVEDGKVTLRAGDILADEPEVLPAAVADASGEGFGATSGRTSRRRPDARPIPEAMRYYDPDRDFQAGMQFAGGRARPGRSRTIEFPGAFQASDARRLAASAAERASWAGEKLSWRMAELDPALAPGMAVIAPGRAGIWQIDSWEWREGFVELELHRLPPDRLDAAQVTDPGQNLPPADLDITPTVLTVFELPATGQTRQIHAAISSTGPGWRGAALYELLGTELEPIGASGTRRAIMGTLAETLAAAPAMRLGQTGRMIVELIASDFALDDATATMIANGANRALVGGEIVQFARATPLGGNIWELRGLLRGRGGTEALAMQGHPAGTSFILLDDRPIALDPAALSASAAPTIAALGRIQNRFWRQP; encoded by the coding sequence ATGGCTAGTCTTGTCTTTACCGCGATCGGCACAGCGATTGGCGGGCCGCTGGGGGGTGCGCTTGGCTCCCTGCTCGGCAACCGGATCGACCATGCGATCTTCGGCTCTTCCGGCCATCGGGAAGGCCCCCGGCTGAAAGAACTTTCGGTCACCACGTCCAGCTACGGCACCCCTATTCCCCGCCATTATGGGACCATGCGCGCCCCCGGAACGATCATCTGGGCCACCGATCTGATCGAAAGCAGCGAACGTAGCGGCGGCGGCAAATCTCGCCCCTCAGTCACCACCTACAGCTATTCCGCATCCTTCGCCGTCGCTCTTTCCAGTCGGCCCATTCTCGGGATCGGGCGGATCTGGGCCGACGGCAATCTGCTGCGCGGCGCGGCTGGCGATCTCAAGACCGGCGGAGAACTGCGGATCCATCATGGCCATGGCGACCAGATGCCGGATCCACTGCTCGCATCAGATCTGGGGGATAGCTGCCCCGCATTTCGCGGCACCGCCTATTGCGTGTTCGAATCGCTCCAGCTGGCCGATTTCGGCAATCGCATTCCAGCGCTGACCTTCGAAATTCTGTCCGATCATGGCGATGTCTCGCTTCGCTCCATGCTGGAGCCGGTCGGTGAAACGGCCGTTGCAGCGCGGGATTTGCCCGGCATGGCCGGATTCAGCGACGAAGGCGGTCCGCTGGCTTCCACGCTGGCTGCGCTGGATGAACTCTATCCGATCTCCTGCACGGTGGAGGATGGGAAGGTCACCCTGCGCGCTGGCGATATCCTGGCGGATGAACCGGAAGTCCTGCCCGCAGCGGTGGCTGACGCCAGCGGGGAAGGCTTTGGCGCAACATCGGGCAGAACCAGTCGGCGGCGACCGGACGCGCGCCCGATTCCCGAAGCCATGCGCTATTACGATCCGGACCGCGACTTTCAGGCGGGAATGCAATTTGCCGGCGGCCGGGCGCGGCCGGGGCGCAGCCGGACAATCGAATTTCCCGGCGCATTCCAGGCAAGCGACGCACGCAGGCTGGCGGCATCCGCTGCGGAACGCGCAAGCTGGGCGGGCGAGAAACTTTCCTGGCGCATGGCAGAACTGGACCCGGCCCTGGCACCGGGCATGGCGGTCATCGCACCCGGTCGCGCCGGGATCTGGCAGATAGACAGCTGGGAATGGCGGGAAGGTTTCGTGGAACTTGAACTTCATCGCCTGCCGCCCGATCGGCTGGACGCTGCGCAAGTCACGGACCCAGGGCAGAATCTCCCGCCAGCCGATCTGGACATAACGCCCACGGTTCTCACCGTTTTCGAATTGCCCGCCACAGGCCAGACGCGGCAGATCCATGCGGCAATTTCATCAACGGGCCCAGGCTGGCGCGGCGCTGCCTTATACGAATTGCTGGGTACGGAACTGGAACCGATCGGGGCGAGTGGCACCCGCCGCGCCATCATGGGCACCCTTGCCGAAACGCTGGCCGCTGCACCAGCCATGCGCCTTGGCCAAACCGGCCGGATGATCGTGGAACTCATCGCAAGCGATTTCGCCCTGGACGATGCAACCGCCACCATGATCGCCAATGGCGCCAACCGCGCATTGGTCGGCGGGGAAATAGTGCAATTCGCCCGAGCCACTCCGCTAGGCGGAAACATATGGGAACTGCGGGGCCTGCTGCGCGGTCGCGGCGGGACGGAGGCTTTGGCAATGCAGGGCCATCCCGCCGGCACATCGTTCATCCTGCTCGATGATCGGCCCATTGCGCTCGACCCTGCTGCGCTGAGCGCGTCTGCCGCGCCAACCATCGCCGCCCTGGGCCGGATACAGAACCGGTTCTGGCGCCAACCATGA
- a CDS encoding DUF2460 domain-containing protein has protein sequence MAFWLARKRDGQQSDHIQRFDPRFWTVDFPRPQMGSVVTTGPDSLRVDLEFHHRDALAGLIWDSVDRIDHPLHAYDTDRDYSRTILRFRWQSSGVLPLDAVNGPTLTAEGRDAAGNARSWFVRLWDYATGTPEDAEIVLPFSHLSGGWEAEGDDPVHPGDIDRMFISLVPPGFTPDDTGLLPERANGWLELSAISCEGERPMLAIGDALLPPHDVRMATAYDDCYNQTPARLLRQLRWLGYRDSVLHYVGMSHFFRLERVGTDLLAAPDGTFCTPAENWHRNFLALAKDAGIDVICSLSYELFARHCPDDWQQRSHDGEPARTGWDPPSALLSPANMQAMGWLKAVAARFTSLLGEAGLPALFQIGEPWWWVMPDGRICLYDDAARAALGGNPVEIADIRAPLGQAQRDLLDNAGVLLAQSTAEIAQVVRDNAVGDPQVHLLVFTPTILDPAMPELRRANLPLGWAWPAFERLQLEDYDWLTAGADALRRGAYDLVQQRLAYPAERQDYLSGFVLSAGDADSFWPLIDGAFEEARRRNVQRLFVWALPQVCRDGYTRLPFVQEDCLQAFDDVLYPLALGRDAGVSPEFSTSIAVTASGHERRNSHWSDARLHFDVGPGIRSEAELGTLIAFFRARRGAARGFRLADPFDCSSHGMNGTPTMSDQWLGRGDGLTATFQLIKHYGEGEDAQMRPITRPRADTILISVDGIAHGDWQLESGGRIRFGTAPSAGAEIRAGFLFDVPVRFEQDRLDITGAAFAAGEAPSVPLIEIREAV, from the coding sequence ATGGCATTCTGGCTCGCCCGCAAACGTGACGGGCAGCAAAGCGACCATATCCAGCGTTTCGACCCGCGTTTCTGGACCGTGGATTTCCCGCGCCCGCAAATGGGGTCCGTGGTGACGACAGGCCCGGATTCGCTGCGCGTGGATCTGGAATTCCATCATCGCGATGCACTGGCCGGGCTGATCTGGGACAGCGTGGACAGGATCGATCATCCTCTCCACGCCTATGACACGGATCGCGACTATTCGCGGACGATATTGCGTTTCCGCTGGCAATCTTCCGGCGTCCTCCCGCTGGACGCGGTGAACGGGCCAACCCTGACAGCGGAAGGGCGCGACGCGGCAGGCAATGCACGCAGCTGGTTCGTGCGGCTGTGGGATTATGCCACCGGCACGCCCGAGGATGCAGAGATTGTCCTGCCCTTTTCCCACCTGTCCGGCGGATGGGAGGCCGAGGGCGACGATCCGGTGCATCCAGGCGATATCGACCGGATGTTCATTTCGCTGGTTCCGCCGGGCTTTACCCCGGATGACACCGGCCTGCTGCCCGAACGGGCAAATGGCTGGTTGGAACTTAGCGCGATCTCCTGCGAGGGCGAGCGGCCGATGCTTGCCATCGGCGATGCGCTGCTGCCCCCGCATGATGTGCGCATGGCGACCGCCTATGACGATTGCTACAACCAGACACCTGCCCGCCTGCTGCGCCAGTTGCGCTGGCTCGGCTATCGCGACAGCGTGCTGCACTATGTCGGCATGAGCCATTTCTTCCGGCTGGAACGGGTGGGCACAGACCTGCTGGCCGCGCCGGACGGAACATTCTGCACCCCGGCAGAAAACTGGCATCGGAATTTCCTGGCCCTGGCCAAGGATGCCGGGATCGATGTGATCTGTTCGCTTTCCTATGAATTGTTCGCCCGGCATTGCCCCGATGACTGGCAGCAACGCAGCCATGACGGGGAACCGGCGCGGACCGGGTGGGATCCGCCATCCGCCCTGCTCTCCCCGGCCAATATGCAGGCAATGGGCTGGCTCAAGGCTGTGGCCGCCAGGTTCACTTCCCTGCTTGGCGAAGCGGGCCTGCCGGCGCTGTTCCAGATCGGCGAACCATGGTGGTGGGTGATGCCGGACGGCCGCATCTGCCTCTATGACGATGCCGCGCGCGCCGCGCTGGGCGGAAACCCGGTGGAGATCGCCGATATTCGTGCCCCGCTCGGTCAGGCGCAGCGCGATCTGCTCGACAATGCAGGCGTGCTGCTGGCGCAATCGACGGCGGAAATCGCGCAAGTCGTACGGGACAACGCCGTTGGCGATCCGCAGGTTCATTTGCTGGTCTTCACCCCGACCATACTGGACCCTGCAATGCCCGAATTGCGCCGCGCCAATCTGCCCCTCGGCTGGGCCTGGCCCGCTTTCGAACGATTGCAGCTGGAGGATTATGACTGGCTGACCGCAGGCGCCGATGCACTGCGACGCGGCGCCTATGATCTGGTGCAGCAGCGATTGGCCTATCCGGCAGAGAGGCAGGATTATCTTTCCGGTTTCGTGCTGTCCGCCGGTGATGCCGACAGCTTCTGGCCCCTGATCGACGGCGCCTTCGAAGAAGCGCGCCGCCGCAATGTGCAACGGCTGTTCGTCTGGGCGCTGCCCCAGGTCTGCCGTGACGGATATACCCGCCTACCCTTCGTGCAGGAGGATTGCTTGCAAGCTTTCGACGATGTTCTCTACCCGCTCGCGCTTGGCCGCGATGCCGGTGTCAGCCCGGAATTTTCCACCTCTATCGCCGTTACTGCATCGGGCCATGAAAGGCGCAACAGCCATTGGTCGGACGCGCGGCTCCATTTCGATGTCGGGCCGGGCATCCGGTCCGAAGCGGAACTCGGCACGCTGATCGCGTTCTTCCGTGCGCGGCGCGGTGCGGCGCGGGGTTTCCGGCTGGCCGATCCTTTCGATTGCAGCTCCCACGGGATGAACGGGACACCCACCATGTCCGACCAATGGCTTGGCCGGGGCGATGGACTGACCGCCACTTTCCAGCTCATCAAACATTATGGCGAAGGGGAAGATGCGCAGATGCGACCGATCACCCGGCCGCGCGCGGACACGATCCTGATCAGCGTGGACGGAATTGCGCATGGCGATTGGCAGCTCGAATCGGGCGGCCGGATCAGGTTCGGCACTGCCCCATCCGCCGGGGCAGAGATCCGCGCCGGTTTCCTGTTCGACGTACCCGTTCGATTCGAACAGGACCGGCTGGATATTACCGGCGCCGCCTTCGCCGCGGGTGAAGCACCCTCTGTTCCGCTGATCGAAATACGCGAGGCCGTATGA
- a CDS encoding DUF2793 domain-containing protein, protein MPDPISFTTASPRYQLPLLFSGQAQKEFFVNEAHALIDTLLHPVIEGEADDPPADPAAGECWLVGASPTGDWAGQAGMLACFQADGWIFTAPRDGMRLFDRSAGRDLRYLDGWHQADPPAQPAGGSVIDEEARIAINGLINALVSAGILPQS, encoded by the coding sequence ATGCCCGATCCCATCAGTTTCACTACGGCTTCGCCCCGCTATCAACTCCCCCTGCTTTTTTCCGGGCAGGCTCAGAAGGAATTCTTCGTCAATGAAGCCCATGCCCTGATCGATACGCTGCTCCACCCCGTTATCGAAGGGGAAGCCGACGATCCGCCCGCCGATCCTGCTGCTGGCGAATGCTGGCTGGTAGGCGCTTCGCCCACTGGTGATTGGGCAGGACAGGCGGGCATGCTGGCATGTTTCCAGGCCGACGGATGGATTTTCACCGCCCCGCGTGACGGAATGCGATTATTCGACCGATCCGCGGGCCGGGACCTGCGCTATCTGGATGGCTGGCATCAGGCCGACCCGCCCGCGCAGCCGGCAGGCGGCAGCGTGATCGATGAAGAGGCGCGCATCGCGATCAACGGCCTGATCAATGCGCTGGTCAGCGCAGGAATTCTACCGCAAAGCTGA
- a CDS encoding phage tail assembly chaperone, with protein sequence MSACFAAAALRLSGLASRQLGWRPDDFWSATPAELMAILAPPEGHRDAPLSRHEMQQLMERERNG encoded by the coding sequence ATGAGTGCATGTTTCGCGGCGGCGGCGCTGCGACTGTCCGGCCTGGCCTCTCGCCAGCTCGGCTGGCGCCCGGATGATTTCTGGTCGGCCACCCCCGCTGAACTGATGGCGATACTGGCCCCGCCCGAGGGCCATCGCGATGCACCGCTAAGCCGCCACGAAATGCAGCAATTGATGGAGCGCGAGCGCAATGGATGA
- a CDS encoding DUF2163 domain-containing protein: MNRVFFHHELEGVATWWRVLRRDGVTLGFTSHDRDLRFDGILHRAAPGMLPSAIRRTADLELDSAEVSGALSHDSISATDLHAGRFDGAVVEIGLVDWEDLQRATLHRGEIGEISEEDGSFQAELRSAKAELELDLVPRTAPTCRAAFCGPGCSLSSVRFTREARLTSMDAGESRLHFEDGPPPAHMLGGSIRWLDGPHCGLTMQVFRADEEGLVVDKPLDPSLHVGARALLHQGCDHTLATCHARFANSVNFQGEPHLPGNDLIARYPRAGS, encoded by the coding sequence ATGAACAGGGTGTTCTTCCACCACGAACTGGAAGGCGTGGCGACATGGTGGCGTGTGCTGCGCCGGGATGGCGTCACGCTCGGTTTCACAAGCCATGACCGGGATTTGCGTTTCGACGGCATTCTGCACCGCGCGGCGCCGGGCATGTTGCCATCCGCCATCAGGCGCACTGCCGATCTCGAACTCGACAGTGCTGAAGTGAGCGGCGCCCTGAGCCATGATTCAATTTCCGCCACCGATCTCCACGCCGGCCGGTTCGATGGGGCAGTGGTGGAAATCGGGCTGGTGGATTGGGAAGACCTGCAGCGCGCAACACTTCATCGCGGCGAGATTGGCGAGATTTCGGAAGAGGATGGGAGTTTCCAGGCAGAACTGCGATCGGCGAAGGCAGAACTGGAACTGGATCTCGTGCCGCGTACGGCGCCGACCTGCCGCGCTGCCTTTTGCGGTCCCGGCTGCTCCCTCAGTTCCGTACGCTTCACCCGGGAAGCCCGGTTGACCAGCATGGACGCTGGAGAAAGCCGATTGCACTTCGAAGACGGTCCGCCACCCGCGCATATGCTGGGCGGGAGTATCCGCTGGCTGGATGGGCCGCATTGCGGATTGACCATGCAGGTTTTTCGGGCGGATGAGGAAGGGCTGGTAGTCGACAAGCCACTGGATCCTTCCCTGCACGTCGGCGCCAGAGCGTTATTACACCAGGGCTGCGACCACACATTGGCGACCTGCCATGCACGCTTTGCCAATTCGGTTAATTTTCAGGGCGAACCACATCTACCCGGCAATGATCTGATTGCCCGCTATCCCAGGGCCGGATCGTGA
- a CDS encoding superoxide dismutase family protein, whose protein sequence is MKRSALLALSLAAALSGCKTMDEQPSERLGHAVLIGTDGTRVGTARLLSRGSVVNISVAITGLPQGRHAVHLHTIGACDAPDFASAGAHLNPGGRQHGFENPAGAHLGDLPNVTLNAAGAGTMSATLEGLRAELLPQIFDLDGTAVVVHQLADDYATDPSGAAGSRIACGVFMPE, encoded by the coding sequence ATGAAAAGATCCGCACTCCTCGCCCTGTCACTGGCCGCCGCCCTGTCCGGCTGCAAGACCATGGACGAACAGCCGAGCGAACGACTGGGCCACGCCGTCCTGATCGGCACGGATGGAACCCGGGTGGGCACAGCGCGCCTTCTTTCACGCGGGTCGGTGGTGAATATCTCGGTTGCGATAACCGGCCTCCCGCAGGGAAGGCACGCCGTCCATCTTCACACCATCGGCGCCTGCGACGCGCCCGATTTCGCTTCAGCCGGCGCGCATCTCAATCCCGGCGGCAGGCAGCACGGCTTCGAAAATCCGGCAGGCGCGCATCTTGGTGACCTGCCGAATGTGACGCTGAACGCAGCCGGCGCCGGCACGATGAGTGCGACACTGGAAGGCCTGCGCGCAGAATTGTTACCGCAGATATTCGATCTGGATGGTACGGCGGTGGTCGTTCATCAATTGGCGGATGACTACGCAACCGATCCTTCGGGCGCGGCTGGCAGCCGTATTGCATGCGGCGTTTTCATGCCGGAATAA
- a CDS encoding response regulator yields the protein MTKRILVVEDNDLNRKLFCDVLQASGFAVEPVANGNHAIEKARIFNPNLVVMDIQLQDVSGLDLIATLKNDAQLADVPVLAVTAYAGKGDEERIRETGAEGYLSKPVSLGPFMAAVKGLVGQ from the coding sequence ATGACGAAGCGCATCCTTGTTGTCGAGGACAACGATCTGAACCGGAAGCTTTTCTGCGATGTGCTGCAAGCCAGCGGTTTCGCGGTGGAGCCGGTCGCCAATGGCAATCATGCCATTGAAAAAGCCCGCATTTTCAACCCCAACCTGGTGGTGATGGATATCCAGCTTCAGGACGTATCGGGGCTGGACCTGATCGCCACCCTGAAAAACGATGCCCAGCTGGCCGATGTCCCCGTACTTGCCGTGACCGCCTATGCCGGCAAGGGGGACGAGGAACGGATTCGCGAAACGGGCGCGGAAGGCTATTTGTCGAAACCGGTTTCGCTCGGCCCGTTCATGGCCGCGGTGAAGGGGCTGGTTGGCCAATAG
- a CDS encoding YqaA family protein — MLRRLYDWTMEKAAHRHAPGWLALISFVESSFFPIPPHPLLGLMCLAEPKKAVRFALICTFASVLGGLFGYAIGFFLYESVGAWLIGVLGLGESFPKAACYLKEYDWEVILLAGTTPVPFKLLTITAGFIGMGLVPFILASIAGRALIFMTVGILFRLFGAPIKRIVDEYLGLVTAVFGALLVGGFLVLALLGGGGEEAQDKCSQVTSIAQI, encoded by the coding sequence ATGCTGCGCCGGCTCTATGACTGGACGATGGAAAAGGCTGCGCATCGCCATGCGCCGGGCTGGCTGGCGCTGATCAGCTTCGTTGAATCGAGCTTTTTCCCGATCCCGCCGCATCCACTGCTGGGCCTGATGTGCCTGGCGGAGCCGAAAAAGGCCGTCCGCTTCGCGCTGATCTGCACCTTCGCTTCGGTGCTGGGCGGCCTGTTCGGCTATGCGATCGGGTTCTTCCTGTACGAATCAGTGGGCGCCTGGCTGATCGGTGTGCTGGGCCTCGGGGAAAGTTTTCCCAAGGCGGCCTGCTATCTCAAGGAATATGACTGGGAAGTGATCCTGCTGGCGGGCACCACGCCGGTTCCGTTCAAGCTGCTGACGATCACGGCCGGCTTCATCGGCATGGGGCTGGTGCCCTTCATCCTCGCCAGCATTGCCGGACGCGCGCTGATCTTCATGACGGTGGGCATCCTGTTCCGCCTGTTCGGTGCCCCGATCAAACGGATCGTGGATGAATATCTGGGGCTGGTGACGGCCGTATTCGGCGCCCTGCTGGTTGGCGGTTTCCTCGTCCTGGCCCTGCTGGGCGGCGGGGGTGAGGAAGCCCAGGACAAATGCTCCCAGGTCACGAGCATTGCCCAGATCTGA
- the spt gene encoding serine palmitoyltransferase codes for MSEQSAKAATAESGGAPAGDLFSKFDGIIQTRENLLSQGAEDPFGLVMEKVLSPTRAICNGRDTILLGTYNYMGMTFDPDVIAAGKEALEKYGSGTTGSRVLNGTYQGHVEVEAALREFYAMDHAMVFSTGYQANLGIISTIAGKGDYIVLDIDSHASIWDGCAMGNAEVVPFRHNDLEAMEKRLRRIPEGAGKLVVLEGVYSMLGDVAPLKEMVAIAKKYGAMVLVDEAHSMGFIGPNGRGVAEEQGVIDDVDFIIGTFSKSVGTVGGFCVSNHPKFEIMRLVCRPYVFTASLPPSVVATAATSIRKLIQGGDKRAHLWENSKRLHGGLKDLGFALGTDHPQSAIVAVIMPDLEHGAAMWEALLHEGLYVNLARPPATPAGMTLLRCSLCAEHSAEEVETILGMFERAGKAVGII; via the coding sequence ATGAGCGAGCAATCGGCAAAGGCGGCCACGGCGGAATCGGGCGGCGCCCCGGCGGGCGATCTCTTCTCCAAGTTCGACGGCATCATCCAGACGCGCGAAAACCTGCTGTCGCAGGGCGCGGAAGATCCGTTCGGCCTGGTGATGGAGAAAGTGCTCTCCCCCACCCGCGCGATCTGCAACGGGCGGGACACGATCCTGCTGGGCACCTATAATTACATGGGCATGACCTTCGACCCCGACGTGATCGCGGCGGGCAAGGAAGCGCTGGAAAAATACGGGTCCGGCACCACCGGCAGCCGGGTGCTCAACGGCACGTATCAGGGCCATGTGGAGGTAGAGGCCGCGCTGCGCGAATTCTACGCCATGGACCATGCCATGGTATTCTCCACCGGCTATCAGGCCAATCTCGGCATCATTTCCACCATTGCCGGCAAGGGCGATTACATCGTCCTCGACATAGACAGCCATGCCAGCATCTGGGACGGCTGCGCGATGGGCAATGCCGAAGTCGTGCCCTTCAGGCATAACGACCTCGAAGCGATGGAAAAGCGCCTGCGCCGCATTCCCGAAGGGGCGGGCAAGCTGGTGGTTCTCGAAGGCGTCTATTCCATGCTGGGGGATGTCGCCCCGCTGAAGGAAATGGTCGCCATCGCCAAGAAATACGGCGCCATGGTGCTGGTGGATGAAGCGCATTCGATGGGCTTCATCGGCCCGAACGGGCGCGGCGTTGCCGAAGAACAGGGCGTGATCGACGATGTCGATTTCATCATCGGGACGTTTTCCAAGAGCGTCGGCACGGTGGGCGGCTTCTGCGTTTCCAACCATCCGAAGTTCGAAATCATGCGGCTGGTCTGCCGCCCCTATGTCTTCACCGCCAGCCTGCCGCCGAGCGTGGTGGCCACTGCCGCCACTTCGATCCGCAAGCTGATCCAGGGGGGCGACAAGCGCGCCCATCTCTGGGAAAATTCCAAACGCCTGCATGGCGGGCTGAAGGATCTCGGCTTCGCGCTGGGAACGGACCATCCGCAAAGCGCGATCGTGGCCGTGATCATGCCCGATCTGGAACACGGCGCCGCCATGTGGGAAGCGCTGCTGCATGAAGGGCTTTACGTCAATCTGGCACGCCCGCCGGCAACGCCCGCAGGCATGACGCTGCTGCGCTGCTCCCTATGCGCCGAACACAGCGCGGAAGAGGTGGAAACCATCCTCGGCATGTTCGAACGCGCCGGCAAGGCGGTGGGGATTATCTGA
- a CDS encoding NlpC/P60 family protein, whose translation MTAQSIALARAAEALVGTPFRPGGRHVLTGLDCFGLVAAALSSIGREAPTLPIRRLKQPSFLQFLPLATMAGLAETDDAIAPGDVLLSSPGPAQFHLLIADSKGGFIHAHAGLRRVVQTSSPLPWPILRQWRLTENG comes from the coding sequence GTGACAGCGCAATCAATCGCACTGGCACGTGCGGCGGAAGCATTGGTTGGCACGCCATTCCGGCCCGGCGGCCGGCATGTGCTGACCGGACTGGATTGTTTCGGCCTTGTCGCGGCAGCTTTGTCCAGCATCGGTCGGGAAGCGCCGACCCTGCCGATACGCCGGTTAAAACAGCCCTCTTTCCTTCAGTTCCTGCCACTCGCCACGATGGCAGGGCTGGCGGAAACAGATGATGCAATCGCACCGGGGGATGTGCTGCTTTCTTCTCCGGGCCCGGCACAGTTCCATCTTCTCATCGCCGACAGCAAGGGCGGCTTCATTCACGCTCACGCCGGGCTGCGCCGCGTAGTTCAGACGTCTTCTCCACTGCCCTGGCCAATCCTGCGCCAATGGCGCCTCACCGAAAACGGATAA
- a CDS encoding acyl carrier protein — protein MDRAEIDSRIRSLIEPFNKKGIAIADETTFAGDLEFDSLTVMDFVAAIEDEFDIIISMNQQAEIETYGQLVSAVSDLQDK, from the coding sequence ATGGATCGCGCCGAAATCGACAGCCGCATCCGTTCGTTGATCGAACCCTTCAACAAGAAGGGAATCGCGATCGCGGACGAGACGACTTTCGCCGGTGACCTGGAATTCGACAGTCTGACGGTGATGGATTTCGTCGCCGCGATTGAAGACGAATTCGACATCATTATCAGCATGAACCAGCAGGCCGAAATCGAAACCTACGGGCAGCTGGTCAGCGCCGTGAGCGATCTGCAGGACAAGTGA